A region from the Lolium perenne isolate Kyuss_39 chromosome 4, Kyuss_2.0, whole genome shotgun sequence genome encodes:
- the LOC127346660 gene encoding uncharacterized protein isoform X2, with protein sequence MAAPSFPSDLLPGRWVSSASHRARPDDEIALSLRYEAMQLDDSDGALDCWAGFYALTGELVGGAGDLSVCSCLATVVADLYARGLATLVRDYFLRNLEMEGDAREPCFKK encoded by the exons ATGGCGGCGCCGTCGTTCCCATCGGACCTTCTCCCTGGCCGCTGGGTCTCCTCTGCCAGCCATCGAGCTCGCCCCGATGACGAGATAGCGCTCAGTCTCAGGTACGAGGCAATGCAGCTGGATGACTCAGACGGTGCCCTCGATTGCTGGGCTGGGTTCTACGCGCTGACCGGCGAGCTCGTCGGCGGTGCCGGCGATCTCTCCGTTTGCTCGTGCCTGGCGACCGTCGTGGCGGACCTCTATGCCCGCGGCCTCGCCACGCTCGTCCGCGACTACTTCCTCCGCAACCTCGAG ATGGAGGGAGATGCAAGAGAGCCTTGTTTCAAGAAGTAA
- the LOC127346660 gene encoding uncharacterized protein isoform X3, with product MAAPSFPSDLLPGRWVSSASHRARPDDEIALSLRYEAMQLDDSDGALDCWAGFYALTGELVGGAGDLSVCSCLATVVADLYARGLATLVRDYFLRNLERSERIISEPIS from the exons ATGGCGGCGCCGTCGTTCCCATCGGACCTTCTCCCTGGCCGCTGGGTCTCCTCTGCCAGCCATCGAGCTCGCCCCGATGACGAGATAGCGCTCAGTCTCAGGTACGAGGCAATGCAGCTGGATGACTCAGACGGTGCCCTCGATTGCTGGGCTGGGTTCTACGCGCTGACCGGCGAGCTCGTCGGCGGTGCCGGCGATCTCTCCGTTTGCTCGTGCCTGGCGACCGTCGTGGCGGACCTCTATGCCCGCGGCCTCGCCACGCTCGTCCGCGACTACTTCCTCCGCAACCTCGAG AGGTCGGAGCGGATCATCTCAGAGCCCATATCGTGA
- the LOC127346660 gene encoding bax inhibitor 1 isoform X1 — translation MYLHGLLSSGLSILHWLQFATSIFGHSTNSFMFEVYFGMLIFPGYMVYDPQEIIERAHHGDMDYIKHALTLLTDFITILVRILIIINACDKSKEGEEEEEVLNISFAHSRY, via the exons ATGTATCTTCATGGTTTGCTCTCTTCTGGCCTGTCAATCCTGCACTGGCTGCAGTTCGCCACATCCATCTTTGGCCACTCCACCAACAGCTTCATGTTTGAG GTTTACTTCGGCATGTTGATCTTCCCGGGGTACATGGTATACGACCCGCAAGAGATCATTGAGAGGGCACACCACGGCGACATGGACTACATCAAGCATGCACTCACCCTCCTCACTGACTTCATCACCATCCTTGTCAGGATCCTCATCATCATT AACGCATGTGACAAGTCAAAAgaaggggaggaggaggaggaggtcttgaaCATTTCCTTTGCACATAGTAGATACTAA